In one Nicotiana sylvestris chromosome 8, ASM39365v2, whole genome shotgun sequence genomic region, the following are encoded:
- the LOC138875110 gene encoding uncharacterized protein, which produces MDWLSPYHVVLDCHAKNVTLAMPGLPRLEWKGSTVDTSSRVISFLKARHMVEKGCLAYLAYVRDTTAESPMIDSVPVVREFVDVFPSNLPDMPSDRDIDFCIDLAPCTQPISIPLYRMALKELKEQLEELLAKGFVRPSVSPWGAPVLFVKKKDGTMRMYIDYRQFNKLTIKNKYPLPRIDNLFDKLQESVAFLGNVVSGEGIKVDPKKICSSGLATSYFSDRDQEFLGDRLCVPNVDGLRANILEEAHSSRYSIYLGATKMYRDLRQHYCGQRMKKDIVEYVAKYLNCQKIDQVGALYSGCDYLHFREIGPDLHSRESQVARYQSSIKMAPFEALYDRRCRSTIGWFEPGEAKLYGADLVQDALDKGVMRFGKKGKLSPRFIVPFEVLRGVGEIAYKLALPPSLSGDHPVFHVSMHRRYHADLSHVLDFSTIQLDESLSYEEEPVAIIDRQDR; this is translated from the exons atggattggttatctccatatcacgtcgtcctagattgccatgccaagaatGTTACATTAGCAATGCCAGGGTTGCCAAGGTTGGAatggaagggttccacagttgatacgtctagccgggttatctctttcctaaaggctcggcatatggtcgagaaagggtgtttggcttatttggcttatgttcgggacaccaccgcagagtctccaatgattgattcagtcccagtagttcGAGAGTTCGTTGATGTATTTCCTTCTAATCTTCCCGACATGCCatcggatcgtgatattgatttctgtattgatttggctccttgcacccagcctatatctatcccactgtACCGTATGGCTcttaaggagttgaaggagcagcttgaggagttgttagcaaaggggtttgttagacccagtgtatcgccttggggtgcaccagtgttatttgtgaaaaagaaggatgggactatgcggatgtacattgattaccgccagtttaACAAactcaccatcaagaacaagtatccattacctCGCATCGACAATTTGTTTGACAaattgcagg agtcagtggcattcttggggaatgttgtgtcaggagagggtattaaggtggatcccaagaagatttgCAGTTCAGGGTTGGCCACATCATACTTtagtgaccgagatcaggagtttcttggg GATCgcttatgtgttcctaatgttgatggtttgAGAGCGAATATACTAGAAGAGGCacacagttcacggtattccatttatcTGGGTGCAACGAAGATGTATCgcgacttgaggcagcattattgcgggcagagaatgaagaaggacatagtggagtatgtggctaagTATTTGAATTGCCAGAAG ATTGACCAAGTCGGCGCACTTTATTCTGGTTGTGACTACTTGCACTTCAGAGAGATTGGCCCAGATTTACATTCGAGAGAGAGTCAGGTTGCACG ctatcagtccagcattaagatggctccatttgaggctttatacgaTCGGCGGTGTCGTTCtactatcgggtggtttgagcctggtgaggctaagttatacggtgCAGATTTggtgcaagatgccttggacaag ggtgttatgaggttcgggaagaagggaaagctgagcccaaggtttattgtcccatttgaggtgttgaggggAGTTGGGGAGATTGCTTACAAGCTTGCTTTACCCCCCAGTTTATCAGGAGATCACCcagtttttcacgtgtctatgcatcggaggtatcatgccgacttgtcccatgtgttagacttcagtactattcagttgGATGAGAGCCtgagttatgaggaggagccagttgccattattgatagacaggatcgctAG